ATTTTCCAATGGTCTTAAGGTTTTGGAAACCACTATAGTGAATGATGACCTGCTTGTCGTGACATTTAAGGAAAGTCAGCAGATTGTTGCGCTGAATAATAAACTTGAATTGATATGGACGGGGGAGCCATCTATCAATGTAGGGAACTATGTATATCCGAGAGTGGCCATGCGGGAAGATGGAGAAATGTATGCAATAACGGACATCAGTAGTGTGAAGTTTTATGCTACGGATGGGCTTTTACTTGCTGAATTTCCGCATGAGCAGTGGTATTCATTTTTAGGTACGGGTTGTCATTTTTCTGGCAATAAAGCACTTTTTGTAACACCCTCGGGGGGAGGAGATAAGCTGCTGGTAGTAAGCATCCCTGATTTTCAAATTTTACATGAACATACACTGGATGGATACCAGGAATATGCCTATGGTTTTCATGCCACATCATCTCCTGGTATCGTCTTATTAGACCTGGCTGCGGGGCAGGATGATACCCGTTTATTCAGCATCCGGCTTTTGCCAGGTGCTATTGAAGTAACAGAATTGAGGGCATGCAATGACGAGATTTTTGGTGCTTTTGCGCCTTCAGGAAAGGAGTTTGTCACGGCACCACATTATGATGAGGGAATTAAAGTATTTTCATTTCCCGGGGTGGAGCAGATCGCAGAAATTACGCAGCCTGCTTTGTTTGAAGGAAGAGATGAATACCCGGCTGCGAATGAGGATAGCCTGGAATACAGGGTGATTTACCTGGATGATGAAGTACTGTTAACGACTACACGTTTTGGTAGATTATTACTGATCAGGAGAGCTACCATGACTTGTTTCGGAGAGTTGTTGCTGGAGGGGAACAGGCTGATACCTTATAACCAGAGAGGGGCGGTCGCGCAGGAAGGAGAGGAGATCGAAGATTACGAAGGGCAGATAGGCGATACGAAATTGCTGGCGGGAGCTGCCTTATTGGTAGCTCATCGTGATGCCGGATTAAGGGTGTATGAGCTGGGGAATAAATTATTATGATAGCTCCCGGAAAAACGCGATTTTTGTATCTGAATCACTGACCCTATATACGATGAGCTGTAGTATACGAAAGTTAATGTTGCCCATGTTCATGATTGTTGGCCTCCAGGGTTTTTCCCAGAGAATGGATACGGCTACAGTAAAGCCTACATCAATTGCACCTGCAAGGGAATTGAAATCCTATGTCTGGGATAAGTTTCCAAACCACTATCACATCCTGGCATTTAACTACGGTAATATATTTCCCATAAGTCCCGGGCAGGCCACGCAGGCATATATCAACTATACATCCGTTCCCGTAAGTACGGGCTCCCAGAAAAACGAGACATTTACAGGTACCGCCAGGAATGGTTTTGCCAATCGTATGTGGTCAATGGGTGGTGATTTTGAATCGATATGGAAGGAGAAAAATGACATTGTATTAGGTATTGGTGGATTTAGGAATGTAGGAGGAGATGGTGGGTTTTATTTTCACGGAGGGTATCGATATGTACTGAATATGGGTTCAATCTCACTGAAGCCGGGTTTGGATTATTATGCATTCAGGGGATCTAACCATGTAGGTGATATTGACAATAAGCAGCAGGTTCTTTATTTCGATGGATTTACATCGGGATCTGAATTTACCATTACGCGAACCCATACTTATATGGATGATAATGGTAATGAATACCAGGAAACGACTTATCACACATATAGTACAGACAGGGTGGAGGTGAAGTACAGGAGAAAGGCAAAGGCGTTGCAGCCATTGTTGGAAGCCAGTGGACACTGGCGTAGATTGTCCGTCAGTATGGAGCTGGGATATATGATTCAGATCCACCAGAAAAGTACGCTGGTCTTTGACCAGGTGAATGATTATTTCCGTGAGCGGGAAGAGTTGAATACGATCCGGATGAGAAGGAATGGTGTGTTGACAGGCCCGAGAGTTAGCTTGATGATTGGGTTTTTGTTGTAGGGGGGCTGGATAGCTTATGTACCTAATACCTCATCGATCCGTTTCTTTTGCCTGAAATGATGGCGCATATGCATTTCCATAAACTGCAGCCATTCCAGTGCGCTAAAATAGTGCAAGCCTGGGTGTAGGGTCTTCCCGGTAGCGAGCGCAGGATCGATAGTTTCCCAGGCTTCGTTCACTTCGTTTTTAATCTGCACCAAAGCCTGCAAAACGGCCTGCTTATTACCAGGTTGTGGTATCCTTTGATCGGTAGCAGGTCCTGCAATTATCATATCGGGAAAGCTGTTATTAGCAAACATAATTTTAGCATCAGGATGCATATCTTCTCCTGCATGCTCCTTCGTGAACAAAGCAGATTTCATTTGCGCTACCTGGTAACGGGTGTCATCAATAATATGGGTATATACTTGTCCTAAAGACCAGGAGCCTGGTCGCGGTGCCTGGTGCAGTTGTGCGATAGAATAATCATTCAGGCTGTTAATCCATGCAGTAATTGTACTATTGAAACGGTTTAAAACTATTTCAGCGGTGTTCTTCATCATGAATGTTTTATCAGTTAACAGGACAGCAAAATAGCTAAAATGAATTACCGGTGCAATTCGGTTGCGAACGCTTTGCCGGCGTTTTCGGAATTAACATTACAAAGCTTCCTGAAAGCAGCTATTCTAATGGTGGGAAAGGCTTGATGTGCATGATGATCGTATTATTCACCTGTTTTAATCCCATTCTTAAACCTGGTAATGGCCTCATGCATTTGTCCGCCCAGTTCCGTCATCGCCATTAAAACGGGCAAAACAGTCTTACCAATCTCGCTCAGCTCATATTCTACCCGCGGTGGCTTTTCATTATAGCTATGTCGCAAAATTAATCCGTCATCTTCCAGTTCCTTCAGCTGTTCAGTCAATATTTTGCGCGATATATCCGGTATCTGCACTGCCAGTTTTCCAAACCGGACAGCGCCATTTACGAGCCGCCCCAGGATAATCGGTTTCCACTTTCCGCCGATATATGTCATCGTGTGAACAATGGGGCAGGTGGATGTATGTTCTTTAAACTTCTTCATTAGTTACCTGGATGTTACCACTTTTGTCCTTTTAGTTACATAAACGTTACTGCCTATTTATGTTGAAAGAATGGA
This window of the Chitinophaga sancti genome carries:
- a CDS encoding DinB family protein, with product MMKNTAEIVLNRFNSTITAWINSLNDYSIAQLHQAPRPGSWSLGQVYTHIIDDTRYQVAQMKSALFTKEHAGEDMHPDAKIMFANNSFPDMIIAGPATDQRIPQPGNKQAVLQALVQIKNEVNEAWETIDPALATGKTLHPGLHYFSALEWLQFMEMHMRHHFRQKKRIDEVLGT
- a CDS encoding winged helix-turn-helix transcriptional regulator — encoded protein: MKKFKEHTSTCPIVHTMTYIGGKWKPIILGRLVNGAVRFGKLAVQIPDISRKILTEQLKELEDDGLILRHSYNEKPPRVEYELSEIGKTVLPVLMAMTELGGQMHEAITRFKNGIKTGE